In Deltaproteobacteria bacterium, the DNA window CGACTGAGCGCGCTGCACTTCTGGGGGTGGCAGGCGATCATCGTCGCCGCGGCGGTCACGCTCCCGCTCGGCTACACCCAGGGCAAGGAGTACGCCGAGCTCGAGTGGCCCATCGACCTGGCCATCGCGGTCGTGTGGGTCGTCTTCGCCGTCAACTTCTTCGGCACGATCGCCAGGCGGCGCGAGCGCCACCTCTACGTGGCGATCTGGTTCTACATCGCGACCATCATCGCCGTGGCGGTGCTGCACATCTTCAACAGCCTCGTCGTGCCGAGCGGCCTGCTCAAGAGCTACTCGATCTACGCCGGCGTGCAGGACGCCTTCATGCAGTGGTGGTACGGGCACAACGCGGTGGCCTTCTTCCTCACCACGCCCTTCCTCGGCCTCATGTACTACTTCATGCCGAAGGCGGCGGAGCGGCCGGTCTTCTCCTATCGGCTGTCGATCGTCCACTTCTGGACGCTGGTCTTCATCTATATCTGGGCCGGGCCGCACCACCTGCACTACACCGCGCTGCCGGGCTGGGCCTCGACGCTCGGGATGCTCTTCTCGGTGATGCTCTGGATGCCCTCCTGGGGGGGGATGTTGAACGGCCTGCTCACCCTCCGCGGCGCGTGGAACAAGGTCTCCGAGGACCCGGTCCTCAAGTTCTTCGTCGTGGGCGTGACCTTCTACGGCATGTCCACTTTCGAGGGTCCGATGATGTCGGTGAAGAGCGTGAACGCGCTCTCGCACTACACCGACTGGAACATCGCCCACGTGCACGGCGGCGCGCTCGGCTGGGTGGGCTTCATGATCTTCGGCATGGTCTACTGGCTCGCGCCGCGGCTCTTCCAGACGGAGCTCCACAGCAAGCGGCTCGCGACGACGCACTTCTGGATCGGCACGCTCGGTATCGTCCTCTACGTCGTCTCGATGTGGACGGCGGGGATCACGCAGGGCCTCATGTGGCGGGCCTTCGACGAGACCGGGCGGCTCGCGTACCCGGACTTCGTCGAGACCTTGACCAAGCTCGTGCCGATGTACTGGGTCCGCATCGTGGGGGGGACGCTCTACCTCACGGGGATGCTCCTCTGCGGTTACAACATCTATCGGACCTGGCGCGCGCGGCCGGCGACCTACGCCGAGCCGGCCTACGAGGCGGCGCCGCTCTCGGCCCAGGTCGAACACCACGCCCCGGCGGCGGGCGAGGCGAGGCCGGGCTTCCTGAGTCTGGCCTGGCATCGCACCTGGGAGGGGCTTCCGCTGACCTTCACCGTGCTCGTGATCGTGGCGGTGGTCGTGGCGTCGCTCTTCGAGATCCTGCCCACCTTCCTCATCCGGTCGAACGTGCCGACCATCGCGTCGGTCAAGCCCTACACGCCGCTCGAGCTCGCGGGGCG includes these proteins:
- the ccoN gene encoding cytochrome-c oxidase, cbb3-type subunit I, producing MHSRLESFTYDDKSVRRFLLATLVWGTVGMLVGLWIALELVSEKLNLGLPWLTFGRLRPLHTNAVIFAFAGNAIFAAVYYSSQRLLKARTFSDRLSALHFWGWQAIIVAAAVTLPLGYTQGKEYAELEWPIDLAIAVVWVVFAVNFFGTIARRRERHLYVAIWFYIATIIAVAVLHIFNSLVVPSGLLKSYSIYAGVQDAFMQWWYGHNAVAFFLTTPFLGLMYYFMPKAAERPVFSYRLSIVHFWTLVFIYIWAGPHHLHYTALPGWASTLGMLFSVMLWMPSWGGMLNGLLTLRGAWNKVSEDPVLKFFVVGVTFYGMSTFEGPMMSVKSVNALSHYTDWNIAHVHGGALGWVGFMIFGMVYWLAPRLFQTELHSKRLATTHFWIGTLGIVLYVVSMWTAGITQGLMWRAFDETGRLAYPDFVETLTKLVPMYWVRIVGGTLYLTGMLLCGYNIYRTWRARPATYAEPAYEAAPLSAQVEHHAPAAGEARPGFLSLAWHRTWEGLPLTFTVLVIVAVVVASLFEILPTFLIRSNVPTIASVKPYTPLELAGRDLYVKEGCYNCHSQMVRPFRSETERYGEYSKAGEFVYDHPFQWGSRRIGPDLHRIGGKYPHLWHVRHMQDPRSTSTGSIMPSYPWLLENPLDFDVIPKRVDAMVMLGVPYGAAVTRAKELAVAQAEEIGREIAKQGGPAGLERKEIVALVAYLQRLGTDLKGGSGRGAGSALAKAER